The following proteins are co-located in the Mesorhizobium australicum WSM2073 genome:
- the cpaB gene encoding Flp pilus assembly protein CpaB yields MRANTLIMIVLAGVFGVLAVVLVNIWLAGQRSAMAQTGVVQGSTVVVAAMPLKFGDALSADKLREVAWPAGAVPAGAFKSTKDLLAGDGAKQALQAIGVNEPILATKITGPGQRATLSAVLGEGMKAVSIRVNDVLGVAGFVFPGDRVDILLTRTARGDDGTDKSFVDVLLQSMKVLAIDQVADESKDSPTVVKSVTLEASTRDAQKLTLAAGAGQLSLALRQAAASKGETTERVTLSDLSGETPADVAARQAELDKKAAADALAEAERKRADDKIAGLAQAVERVGSRLDELGKAKPIPVAVPAPPAKDVVKEVIKYVQPEPPARATVGVFRGVKLETYDVPRQP; encoded by the coding sequence ATGCGCGCCAATACGCTTATCATGATCGTTCTCGCCGGCGTGTTCGGCGTTCTGGCCGTTGTGCTGGTCAATATCTGGCTTGCAGGCCAGCGAAGCGCCATGGCGCAAACGGGGGTCGTACAAGGCAGCACGGTCGTGGTTGCGGCAATGCCACTGAAGTTCGGTGACGCTCTGAGCGCAGATAAACTGCGCGAAGTCGCATGGCCGGCGGGCGCGGTTCCAGCCGGGGCATTCAAGTCAACAAAAGACCTGTTAGCTGGCGACGGTGCCAAGCAGGCATTGCAAGCGATCGGCGTCAATGAGCCGATTCTTGCCACCAAAATCACCGGCCCCGGCCAGCGCGCCACACTTTCGGCGGTGCTCGGCGAAGGCATGAAGGCCGTGTCCATTCGCGTCAACGACGTGCTCGGCGTCGCCGGCTTCGTCTTCCCGGGCGACCGGGTCGATATTCTACTCACCCGCACGGCGCGCGGCGATGATGGTACGGATAAGAGTTTCGTCGATGTGCTGCTGCAGAGCATGAAGGTGCTCGCCATCGACCAAGTGGCCGACGAAAGCAAGGACAGCCCGACGGTGGTGAAGTCCGTGACGCTCGAGGCCAGTACCAGGGACGCGCAAAAGCTGACGCTGGCGGCAGGCGCCGGCCAATTGTCGCTGGCGCTGCGCCAGGCCGCGGCCAGCAAGGGCGAGACGACCGAACGGGTTACGCTTTCCGACCTGAGCGGCGAAACGCCGGCCGACGTCGCAGCCAGGCAGGCGGAGCTCGACAAGAAAGCGGCCGCGGACGCATTGGCGGAAGCCGAGCGCAAGCGCGCCGACGACAAGATTGCCGGGCTTGCCCAGGCTGTGGAACGCGTTGGAAGCCGGCTTGACGAGTTGGGCAAGGCCAAGCCGATTCCCGTGGCGGTCCCGGCCCCGCCGGCCAAGGACGTCGTCAAGGAAGTGATCAAATATGTGCAGCCGGAGCCGCCTGCACGCGCCACGGTCGGGGTTTTCAGGGGCGTGAAGCTCGAAACCTATGACGTGCCGCGACAGCCATAG
- a CDS encoding type II and III secretion system protein family protein, with protein sequence MKGFWLGMATAALAVLLSSVGADAADRFIDVSNPSVHRVFLPMSQSVTIQVNANLGDIVVGDEKIADAQPMTDRTLYVIGKGAGTTTVNLFSTDKRSLGVIQIEVGVDVSDMAAAIRQVSPRSRIEIGSVNGRVRLGGHVKDGATLAAIMEVAQQYGPDAIINAVTVDDSQQVNLEVRVLEAKRNAGRDLGVSIRTKNSRGTTRTGTGIAAVDEDGVVANPAADLVTGLLSNSNPFAALITRVIDSNIKVDLIIEALEAKGVVRTLAEPNLTTLSGEPASFNAGGQVPIRSVDANGQVQIEYKQFGVNLLFTPVVLADDKIHMKLAPEVSDLTGFTTAGDPIFTNRKLDTVVELRDGQSFAVGGLLSSKTTKLQNQVPWLGQVPVIGTLFRNSSNQKEETELVVIVTPHIVRPVKPGEQLATPFDKTRPANDPEFFLLGQLEVNKDMIRKYEHGDGVTGPYGHMLDFKSKDKMLYVKK encoded by the coding sequence ATGAAGGGGTTTTGGTTGGGGATGGCGACGGCCGCGCTGGCGGTGCTGCTGTCGAGCGTCGGGGCCGATGCGGCTGACCGTTTCATCGACGTGTCGAACCCCAGCGTCCATCGTGTTTTCCTGCCGATGTCGCAATCGGTGACAATCCAGGTGAACGCCAATCTCGGCGACATCGTCGTCGGCGACGAGAAGATCGCCGATGCGCAGCCGATGACCGATCGCACGCTCTATGTCATCGGCAAGGGCGCCGGCACCACCACGGTCAATCTCTTTTCAACGGACAAACGTTCGCTCGGCGTGATCCAGATCGAGGTCGGCGTCGATGTCAGCGACATGGCGGCGGCGATCCGTCAGGTGTCGCCGAGGTCGCGGATAGAAATCGGCTCGGTCAATGGCAGGGTTCGGCTTGGCGGTCATGTCAAGGACGGCGCGACGCTGGCGGCCATCATGGAAGTTGCCCAGCAATACGGGCCCGACGCCATCATCAATGCCGTCACCGTCGACGACAGCCAGCAGGTCAACCTGGAAGTGCGGGTCCTGGAAGCCAAGCGCAATGCCGGCCGCGATCTCGGCGTGTCGATCAGGACCAAGAACAGCAGGGGAACGACGCGCACCGGCACTGGCATTGCGGCCGTCGATGAAGACGGCGTGGTGGCAAATCCGGCAGCAGACCTGGTCACCGGCCTGCTGTCGAACAGCAATCCGTTCGCAGCGCTGATCACCCGCGTCATCGACAGCAACATCAAGGTCGATTTGATCATCGAAGCACTTGAGGCCAAGGGTGTGGTGCGCACGCTTGCCGAGCCGAACCTCACCACGCTCTCCGGCGAGCCGGCCAGCTTCAACGCCGGCGGCCAAGTGCCGATCCGCAGCGTCGACGCCAACGGCCAGGTCCAGATCGAATACAAGCAGTTCGGCGTCAATCTCCTGTTCACGCCGGTGGTGCTCGCCGACGACAAGATCCATATGAAACTTGCGCCGGAGGTCAGCGACCTGACCGGCTTCACCACCGCCGGCGACCCGATCTTCACCAATCGCAAATTGGATACCGTCGTCGAATTGCGCGACGGCCAGAGCTTCGCGGTCGGCGGCCTGCTGTCGAGCAAGACCACCAAGCTTCAGAACCAGGTGCCGTGGCTCGGCCAGGTGCCGGTCATCGGCACTCTGTTTCGCAATTCGAGCAACCAGAAGGAAGAGACCGAGCTGGTCGTCATCGTCACGCCGCACATCGTGCGGCCGGTGAAGCCCGGCGAGCAGTTGGCGACGCCGTTCGACAAGACCCGGCCGGCCAACGACCCTGAGTTCTTCTTGCTCGGCCAGCTCGAAGTGAACAAGGACATGATCCGCAAGTACGAACACGGCGACGGCGTCACCGGCCCCTATGGCCACATGCTGGACTTCAAATCGAAGGACAAGATGCTCTATGTCAAGAAATAG
- a CDS encoding CpaF family protein has product MLGRFIKGASEQAVTKVESPAVTPVAQPLSTVADIESHGEDFLTLKVEIHRHLIDRFNLTALESASKDEILNEIRPIVREFVRNRNVPLNARELDQLTSDTADEMLGLGPIEPLLKDDSITDILINTHKRVFIERRGIVEETPIRFRDEAHLLRVINKIVSAIGRRVDESSPMVDARLEDGSRVNIAVRPISVDGPLVSIRKFSKNPYSLERLMAFNSIRPPMIELLRIAVQARKSILVSGGTGSGKTTLLNALSSYIPSKERLITIEDAAELQLQQPHVGRLETRPPNVEGRGEVRQRELLKNALRMRPDRIIVGEVRGEEAFDMLQAMNTGHEGSMTTIHANTPRDAISRLEQMVGMAGMPMTHDSIRAQIASAIDIIVQTQRLSDGGRRVTSISELTGMEGNVVQLQEIYHFVRREVTAEGKVVGDFRATGVRPRFAPEAATLGHHFAKDAFNPQVAL; this is encoded by the coding sequence ATGCTGGGGCGGTTCATCAAGGGGGCAAGCGAACAGGCAGTGACAAAGGTCGAGTCGCCGGCGGTCACGCCTGTTGCTCAGCCCCTTTCAACCGTCGCTGATATTGAATCGCATGGCGAGGATTTTCTGACGCTCAAGGTCGAGATTCATCGCCATCTTATCGATCGGTTCAACCTGACCGCACTTGAAAGTGCTTCCAAGGATGAGATCCTGAACGAGATCCGTCCGATCGTGCGTGAGTTCGTTCGAAACCGGAACGTGCCGTTGAACGCACGCGAACTCGATCAATTGACCAGCGACACCGCCGACGAGATGCTGGGTCTCGGGCCGATCGAACCGCTGCTCAAGGACGATTCCATTACCGATATTTTGATCAACACCCACAAGCGCGTTTTCATAGAGCGGCGTGGCATCGTCGAAGAAACGCCAATCCGATTTCGTGACGAGGCGCATCTGCTGCGGGTCATCAACAAGATCGTTTCGGCTATCGGCAGGCGTGTCGATGAATCCTCGCCCATGGTCGATGCCCGCCTGGAGGACGGCTCTCGCGTCAACATCGCGGTGCGGCCGATTTCGGTGGATGGCCCGCTGGTATCAATCCGCAAATTCTCCAAGAACCCCTATTCGCTCGAGCGTTTGATGGCATTCAATTCGATCCGGCCGCCGATGATCGAGCTGCTGCGGATCGCCGTCCAGGCGCGCAAATCGATCCTGGTTTCGGGCGGCACCGGCAGCGGCAAGACGACGTTGCTCAATGCCTTGTCGAGCTACATACCCTCGAAGGAACGACTGATCACCATCGAGGATGCGGCCGAACTGCAATTGCAGCAGCCGCATGTCGGCCGGCTAGAGACGCGGCCACCCAATGTCGAGGGGAGGGGCGAGGTGCGCCAGCGCGAATTGCTGAAGAACGCGTTGCGCATGCGGCCGGACCGCATCATCGTCGGCGAGGTGCGCGGCGAGGAGGCCTTCGACATGCTGCAGGCGATGAACACTGGCCACGAAGGCTCGATGACCACCATCCACGCCAACACACCGCGCGATGCGATCTCGCGGCTCGAGCAGATGGTCGGCATGGCCGGCATGCCGATGACGCACGACTCGATCCGGGCGCAGATTGCCTCCGCCATCGACATCATCGTCCAGACGCAGCGTCTTTCGGACGGCGGCCGGCGTGTCACCTCCATATCGGAGCTGACTGGCATGGAGGGTAATGTCGTCCAGCTTCAGGAAATCTATCATTTCGTCCGCCGTGAGGTCACAGCCGAGGGCAAGGTCGTCGGAGACTTCCGCGCAACGGGCGTTCGTCCCCGCTTCGCTCCGGAGGCCGCGACGCTTGGCCATCATTTTGCCAAGGACGCCTTCAACCCACAGGTTGCCCTCTGA
- a CDS encoding TadE/TadG family type IV pilus assembly protein, with product MLTALRSLLYRFGGEERGAVLVEMTLITPLMISLSAGVFEFGNLLHQKLLIEAGLNDGARYAARCNQTFNTALNCGTYARNIAATGSYNCGGDCAVASRVAGWLPATVMVDLNHRVITVTTDANGLVNYHSTTPNVRVVRLDTSFTYTGASLLSYLGLGPITFSAAHEERYIGW from the coding sequence ATGCTGACAGCGCTGAGGTCGCTTTTATACAGGTTTGGTGGCGAGGAGAGAGGGGCTGTTCTCGTCGAAATGACGTTAATTACGCCGCTAATGATCAGTCTTTCTGCCGGCGTTTTCGAGTTCGGAAATCTTCTCCATCAGAAGCTGCTGATTGAAGCTGGTCTCAATGACGGGGCTCGCTACGCGGCGCGCTGTAATCAGACATTCAATACAGCGTTGAACTGCGGCACCTACGCGCGCAACATCGCCGCAACAGGATCGTACAATTGCGGCGGCGATTGCGCCGTTGCCAGCCGGGTCGCGGGCTGGCTGCCGGCGACGGTAATGGTCGATCTCAACCACCGCGTGATAACGGTGACTACCGACGCCAATGGCCTAGTGAACTACCATAGTACAACCCCCAATGTCCGGGTCGTTCGGCTCGATACTTCATTTACATACACCGGCGCTTCCTTGCTTAGCTATCTTGGCCTGGGACCGATCACCTTTTCCGCTGCCCACGAAGAACGCTACATCGGGTGGTGA
- a CDS encoding L,D-transpeptidase, with product MRPASGHRLRLTAACLLGLALAPAAGQTALADSRPPLPAMGPSLRKTVAFSTQEKTGTIIIRKQEKALYLVTGKGEALRYRISVGRDGFGWTGTVQVGAKTEWPAWRPPREMRARQPELPDMVPSGPYNPLGARALYLLRDGRDTLYRIHGTNDPSGVGFDGTSGCFRLTNTDVIDLFRRVPVGTKVVVQ from the coding sequence ATGCGGCCCGCTAGCGGCCACCGCCTGCGGCTGACAGCCGCCTGCCTGCTTGGCCTGGCGCTGGCGCCCGCGGCCGGGCAGACTGCGTTGGCGGACAGCCGCCCGCCTCTGCCGGCCATGGGCCCCAGCCTGCGCAAGACCGTGGCGTTTTCCACCCAGGAGAAGACCGGGACCATCATCATCCGCAAGCAGGAAAAAGCGCTCTATCTGGTGACCGGCAAGGGCGAGGCCCTGCGCTACCGGATCAGTGTCGGACGCGATGGCTTCGGCTGGACGGGTACGGTCCAGGTGGGAGCCAAGACCGAGTGGCCTGCGTGGCGACCGCCCAGGGAAATGCGCGCCCGCCAGCCGGAATTGCCTGACATGGTGCCCTCGGGGCCGTACAATCCACTCGGCGCAAGGGCGCTCTATCTGCTTCGGGACGGCCGCGACACGCTCTATCGCATCCATGGCACCAACGACCCTTCGGGCGTGGGTTTCGACGGCACGTCGGGCTGTTTTCGCCTGACCAATACCGATGTCATCGATCTTTTCAGGCGCGTGCCTGTCGGCACCAAGGTGGTGGTCCAATGA
- a CDS encoding pilus assembly protein TadG-related protein — protein MLGTIRAFWNDQRGIAMILVAIMLPVIIGFALLVIDMSRANSLHNDLQKGADALALAAAAELDGGTDAIIRANRALADSVLGNTPLVDNTYRFSDQGSQKTLTSSGITWRYLSSLPANDSDPIVAANVITDESNDAADARFVEVTVKPTGFAAIFPASFLTANNADNSFSVGAKAVAGFNSAVCDFTPVFMCNPYEMVNGTNDAGGITLQQAVAERKYRRRLIQLRTVGNNAGYFPGNFGFLETDGKGAKGLATALASAKPGACYGKNSITTATGQKAGKVKGAINLRFGMQESGSNFNGAEFGPAVNVRKGAKKTSGGNTCPSSNDLTFDVDGQTQGLGLDSCFKTNTCTMMGGRMGGGDWDLNTSSNSYWKINHIPSGIALPSALQGTGDNLPTRYEVYKYENDPTHNLIDDKSKAPGNEIGRPSNKCEEPISYVDRRLLYGAVIDCQKLETDPNVDLGGHTENLPVEAFASFFITQPVRTDRCTGKGTTCFDYDADIFVELVDVTGHAGQGTLNNFLRDEPQLYR, from the coding sequence ATGTTGGGGACCATTCGTGCGTTCTGGAACGATCAGCGCGGCATAGCGATGATCCTCGTCGCGATTATGTTGCCGGTGATTATCGGCTTTGCTCTGCTGGTCATCGATATGTCCCGCGCCAACAGCCTGCATAACGACCTGCAGAAGGGGGCCGATGCCCTCGCGCTTGCTGCGGCCGCAGAACTGGACGGCGGGACAGATGCGATAATTCGCGCAAATCGAGCCTTGGCCGACTCCGTTCTTGGTAACACACCCCTTGTCGACAACACTTATCGCTTCTCGGATCAGGGCAGCCAGAAAACGTTGACGTCGAGTGGCATCACCTGGCGGTATCTAAGCAGCCTGCCAGCCAACGACAGCGACCCGATTGTAGCGGCAAACGTAATCACCGACGAATCGAATGACGCGGCCGACGCTCGGTTTGTCGAGGTGACTGTGAAGCCTACCGGCTTCGCGGCGATATTCCCGGCATCGTTCCTAACCGCAAATAACGCCGACAATAGCTTCTCTGTCGGAGCCAAGGCTGTCGCGGGGTTTAATAGCGCCGTGTGCGACTTTACCCCTGTTTTCATGTGCAATCCATATGAGATGGTTAACGGCACCAACGATGCCGGCGGCATTACGCTGCAGCAGGCAGTAGCAGAAAGGAAATACCGTCGGCGGCTCATTCAGCTTCGAACCGTAGGTAACAATGCCGGATATTTCCCGGGCAATTTTGGTTTCCTGGAAACCGACGGCAAAGGAGCAAAGGGCCTAGCGACTGCCTTGGCATCAGCCAAGCCCGGTGCCTGTTACGGCAAGAACAGCATTACAACCGCCACCGGCCAAAAGGCGGGTAAGGTGAAGGGGGCGATCAATCTGCGCTTCGGAATGCAGGAGTCTGGCAGCAACTTCAATGGGGCAGAGTTTGGTCCCGCAGTAAACGTCAGAAAAGGCGCAAAGAAAACCAGTGGAGGCAATACCTGTCCTTCATCAAACGACCTCACGTTCGATGTGGACGGGCAGACCCAAGGGCTCGGGCTTGATTCGTGCTTCAAAACCAACACCTGTACGATGATGGGCGGCCGCATGGGAGGAGGCGATTGGGATCTAAATACTAGTTCCAATTCGTATTGGAAGATCAACCACATACCAAGCGGCATTGCCCTCCCGTCTGCGCTGCAAGGAACAGGCGACAATCTTCCGACCCGCTATGAAGTTTACAAGTACGAGAACGACCCCACGCATAACCTAATCGACGACAAATCCAAAGCTCCCGGCAACGAAATAGGCAGACCGTCTAATAAATGCGAGGAACCTATCAGCTACGTCGACCGACGCCTTCTTTACGGAGCGGTCATAGACTGCCAAAAACTCGAAACGGACCCGAATGTAGATTTGGGTGGACATACTGAAAATTTGCCAGTGGAAGCATTTGCCAGTTTCTTCATTACACAACCGGTAAGAACCGACCGCTGTACCGGTAAGGGAACAACATGCTTTGACTATGACGCTGATATTTTTGTCGAACTGGTCGACGTGACCGGTCACGCCGGCCAAGGCACACTCAACAATTTTCTCCGCGACGAACCGCAGCTTTACAGGTGA
- a CDS encoding TadE/TadG family type IV pilus assembly protein, with translation MVEAAISMTLLLILTLGFVDFGYAWYQWNSATKAVEIGARMASISDPIAPEIAAAGLTTTPGDPIPVGNYDFTCNGATSTCSCVGTGCTATFTAANFNKIFRGDATGTGTCPPLAAGQRPGMCHFFPMLLPANVVVRYVATGLGYQTRPGGPVPTITVNLQGVTFQFFFLGALLGFNNLTMPSMLSTVTGEDLKSTAP, from the coding sequence ATGGTGGAAGCCGCCATCAGCATGACCCTGCTGCTGATACTAACCCTCGGCTTCGTGGATTTTGGCTACGCCTGGTATCAATGGAATTCCGCGACCAAAGCCGTGGAAATCGGGGCACGCATGGCTTCGATCTCAGACCCGATCGCACCCGAAATCGCGGCGGCTGGACTCACGACAACACCAGGCGATCCGATCCCTGTAGGCAACTACGACTTTACGTGCAATGGCGCCACCAGCACTTGCAGCTGTGTCGGCACGGGATGCACAGCAACATTCACCGCCGCTAATTTCAACAAGATCTTTCGCGGAGACGCGACGGGCACCGGCACCTGCCCGCCGCTCGCGGCAGGACAACGGCCGGGCATGTGCCATTTCTTTCCGATGCTCCTGCCCGCCAATGTCGTCGTGCGATATGTGGCCACGGGATTGGGTTACCAAACTCGTCCGGGCGGGCCGGTCCCAACAATAACTGTCAATTTGCAGGGCGTCACATTCCAATTCTTCTTTCTCGGCGCCTTGCTTGGTTTCAACAACCTCACAATGCCCTCCATGCTGAGCACGGTCACGGGCGAAGATCTGAAGAGCACCGCGCCATGA
- a CDS encoding Flp family type IVb pilin, producing the protein MKKLMTMTRQFRDDENGAAMVEYSILIGIIAVASILTVIAIGQWVNARFSALCTALDNGPGTCVAATGVGT; encoded by the coding sequence ATGAAGAAGCTCATGACGATGACCCGGCAGTTCCGCGACGATGAAAACGGCGCTGCCATGGTCGAGTATTCCATCCTTATCGGCATTATCGCCGTTGCATCGATCCTTACCGTCATCGCGATCGGCCAATGGGTGAACGCCCGGTTCTCCGCCCTCTGCACCGCCCTCGACAATGGGCCTGGCACCTGCGTCGCAGCCACGGGCGTCGGTACCTGA
- a CDS encoding AAA family ATPase, with product MNAISTKVTPTKRKQVALFSSDPNFKRDVATRLDALAIYDVRVAETGDFLKGPPADTRPGIVILDLGNGELLGNPGIVEARALWAGVPLIAVSDELTSEQTRVLVRMNASDWLHKPLDGKELLNAVTFHDSGNQGAKSRIITFISASGGAGATTLALSAAEFLASKSTERAASTCLVDLDFQSANCGAYLNLFNQFDLAGIIGQPERLDVELMDVIKLSRPSGLTLYAFERPQLPFEPQGADFVFRLLDLVAYRFDDIVIDLPNIETPWHNSVLSTSDEIFIVFELNVASLRQGKRLYKKIRELRGNAVSITLVANKHKRKWFGNHFSRSELEKIFKAPHIKSVGLDNALLADALNRAMLPSEVDGRARFNKDLKKMFRERLDDAAR from the coding sequence ATGAACGCCATCAGCACCAAGGTTACCCCCACCAAGCGCAAGCAGGTTGCGCTGTTTTCCTCCGATCCGAATTTCAAGCGCGATGTGGCGACGCGGCTCGATGCGCTGGCGATCTATGATGTGCGGGTTGCCGAGACGGGCGATTTTCTCAAGGGGCCGCCGGCCGACACGCGTCCGGGCATCGTCATCCTCGATCTCGGCAATGGCGAATTGCTCGGCAATCCAGGCATCGTCGAGGCGCGCGCGCTGTGGGCTGGTGTGCCGCTGATCGCGGTTTCGGACGAGCTGACATCGGAGCAGACGCGCGTTCTGGTGCGCATGAATGCCTCGGACTGGCTGCACAAGCCGCTCGACGGCAAGGAACTGCTCAACGCCGTCACCTTCCACGACAGCGGCAACCAGGGCGCCAAGAGCCGCATCATCACCTTCATCAGCGCCAGCGGCGGCGCCGGCGCCACGACGCTGGCGCTGTCGGCGGCCGAATTCCTGGCCTCGAAATCGACGGAGCGCGCGGCCTCGACCTGCCTGGTCGACCTCGACTTCCAGAGCGCCAATTGCGGCGCCTATCTCAACCTGTTCAACCAGTTCGACCTTGCCGGCATTATCGGCCAGCCGGAACGGCTCGATGTCGAACTGATGGACGTCATCAAGCTGTCGCGGCCTTCCGGCCTGACGCTCTACGCCTTCGAGCGGCCGCAACTGCCGTTCGAGCCGCAGGGCGCCGATTTCGTCTTCCGGCTGCTCGATCTCGTCGCCTACCGTTTCGACGACATTGTCATCGACCTGCCGAACATCGAAACGCCCTGGCACAATTCCGTGCTGTCGACGAGCGACGAGATCTTCATCGTCTTCGAGCTCAATGTCGCTTCGCTGCGGCAAGGCAAACGGCTCTACAAGAAGATCCGCGAGCTGCGCGGCAATGCCGTCTCGATCACGCTGGTCGCCAACAAGCACAAGCGCAAATGGTTCGGCAACCACTTCTCGCGCAGCGAGCTGGAGAAGATCTTCAAGGCGCCGCACATCAAGTCGGTCGGCCTCGACAACGCCCTGCTGGCCGACGCGCTGAACCGCGCCATGCTGCCGTCCGAAGTGGATGGGCGGGCGCGCTTCAACAAGGACCTGAAGAAGATGTTCCGCGAGCGGCTCGACGATGCGGCCCGCTAG